DNA sequence from the Flavobacterium lipolyticum genome:
CCATAGAGTAAAGGAATACAAGTCACAACAAACCCCATCAACATCACTCCCAAAAGCATTCTTGAAAATTTCTTATTGTTGAGGTATCGGCCTACGAAAACAATAAAAGACATCGGCAAAAGCCAAACGATAATAGTATGAATGATGTAGGTGAAAAAGTTAGGATTCTCAAATGGATGCGCACAGTTGGTTCCAAAAAAGCCACCGCCATTAGATCCTAATTCTTTGATTGGAAGAAACACCGCTGCCGGTCCTGTTGACACTACTACTTCCCTGCCTTCAACAGAGGTAATTTTCTCAGGCTCGTCAAATGTCATTGGTACACCGTTAAACAAAAAAAAAGTTGCCGTAATCATACTTAACGGCAACAATATACGAGTAGATGATCTTACAAAATCACTATAAAAATTCCCTAATCCTTGTATTGATTGTGCAGCAAGTCCCCTGACTACTGCTACACCCGCACATAGGCTTGTGGCCGCACTTAAAAACTGTAAAAGCATAAACACGCCTACTTGTGCAAAATAACTCGCTCCTGTCTCTCCTGAATAATGCTGCAAGTTGGTACTGGTCAAAAAACTAATTGTCGAATTTAACGCCAATGTCCACTCCATACTGTCGATACCAGCCGGGTTTAAAAATAGTTTTCCCTGCAGCAATAAAATAATAAATCCCCAAAGAAACCATATGAATTGTACAGATAACAATACTTTTAAATATGTTTTCCAATTCATTTGAACCGTGGGGTCAATTTTACAAAACCGGTATATCAATCGGTCTAATGGATTAATGAAGTCCGTTATGCTTTTTTCATTTGCATATATTTTTTTCATTTCCCGGCCTACGATGACCGACAGCAAAATAACAGTTAGAAGAATACCAAGTGAAACTATTAATTGAGTTAACATATATTTTAAGATTGAGGTTCTTTGCGAAAGCACCAACAACTAGTCCATACGAACAATAAAAATGTTAATCCCTGATTTACAACCGAAAGCAAATATAAGAAACGCTACTACCTTATCATTTTGATAAGATTACACTATCATTTTGATACTATTTCCTTCTTATTCCTAAAAAATCTCAAGGAATTAGGATACTAAAAATCAAATAATTAATTAGAAAGTACTTTTTACGGCACATCATTTGCATAAAAAACACAAAAAGTAAGTCCGTTTACTTTTATCAAACTTAATTTCCAAAGCCATGAAAAGACATAAAAAAAATGCCGGTTACTTTAAAATTTTTAAACAAGCTACTAAAGAGCGAAGACAAAAAAACAAAATCATACTTACGATACAAGTCATTTTTATAACCATTATAACTATTATGGTGTATCAAAGAATTATGACATAGAAATGTATTGCAAAAAAACGAATCAGCTTATACAACGCTCTTCACCTTCAGGCAAATAAGTCCAAAATAGTAATCACACCAAACTTATCACTCCCTGAATAAAGCGACACAGAATAAAATCCGGAGAATGCTGATACGTTTTTTTGCCTATCGAATCAATTTTAAAAATGCACTATACACATCATCTTTAATTGAGGTTCGCAAATAGACTTCGTTTTCGTCTTTGGTTTTATATTCAAACTGAATCAAAGCCGCATCAGAATAATAAAAAAAGTAATCATCGCCCAAAAATTCAAGATTTGAAATAGGTCTCGTTGATAATTTGTATTCAAATGCTACCTCACCATTGGTAATGTCCAATTGAAAGAGCTTACTTTTACGAGTGTATCCCCAAATATTATCACTTTCTTCGACCATATACTCCACATTATCGGCTTTAAAATCCCTTTTCCAAATTTGAGTTCCTGTTTTTGAATCTACAGCATATATCGAAGAAACTTCGGGGCCTTGTGCGGCAAAATATAGCTTCTTGTCTTTGCAAAATATACGCTCCTTAATATTGTTCTGAGTTTCCTCCAATTTAAACTGCCACAGAACCTCTAGTTTATCAGGATTTAGAGCAAAAACTACATTTTTTTCATTTGCTGTAAAGATAGTTTCTCCATCTGTTACCAATTTTCCGCGCATGGCTTCCTCAAAACTTTTTTGAATAAGAAGTTTTCCTGAATTAGCTTCAAAACTATAAACAGAAGTTCCGCTTTGAATAAAAACTTTGTTATTGAATAAAAGAACCGGACTTTCATTATTTTCAGCATCTAGTTTATGATTCCATAGCAAACCGCCAGTTTTAATATCAAGTGCATAAAGATTCCCGTTTTGAGAGGTTACCAATAATTTTCCCTCATTTATAACCGGAATCTGATTTTTCAGGATGATCTGATCTGTGCTATTCCCCAGTCTTGATTTCCAAAAAACAGCACCAGTCTGATTATCAATCGCAAAAATTTCTCCGTTAATAAAAGGAACATACACTACTCCATCCTGCAATGTGACAGCATTTGCACACAACTCCGTAAAAGAATCTGTTGCTTTTACAGTCCAGTTAATTTTTTCGGACTCTAGATTAAAGGAAAAAAGAGAACCGTCATAATCGTAAATCAATATCGACTCTTTATCCAATGCAACTTTCGCCAACGGTTTTAGCACTTTATGAGTAACTTTATCGCTAATATTGCCCGCAGCTTCCATTTTACCTGGTACTGAAACCGTTTGTACTTGTCCAAAAATATTGGTAACGGCACACACCAATAAAAGAGTTATTAGATTTTTTTTCATTTTTAGATTTGGGGTTAAATGAACTGATTTCTTTTTATCAAAACGAAATTGCCTTTTAAGGGATTCCTAGCTTGATAAATGCTTAAAATTATTACGGTACTAATATAGAAACAATTTTCACCGATAGATCAATATTCAAGAAATAACAACTAAAAAAACTTCTTAAGGAATTAAGGCTTTTTTTATAGTCCTTATAAACCTGCATACAAGCCATTTCTCCCATGGTTTAATGAAAATTTCAACTAAACGACGACGAGAAATATTTTTAGTTTGTTTTTCAAATCAACCAAATCATTCTCTCTAATAATTCTTACATTCGCTCAGGGAAAAGTCTATTGATGCCCACTAATAAACAATTTAATGAAACAAACTTTTACACTCTTCAGAATCCTCTTTTTAGTACTTTTTATTAGTGGCAACAATTACGCACAACACAAAGACGACTTTTCTTCAAAAATTGACAGTCTGATACAAACCACAAACCCAAGAAATTTTAACGGAGTGGTTGTTATTAAACAAAACGGAAAAATAAAATATGCAAAAGCACATGGCTATTCAGATTTCAACAAGAAAACAGAACTGAAAATTTCCGATAAATTTTCAACCATGTCAATTGCCAAACAAATCACGGCTACACTTATCTTACAAGAAGTAGAAAAAGGAACAATCCATTTAGAAACCCCTATTCGTAAATATTTACCGGAATTAAAATATTCGTGGGCAGATACCATCACCGTTAATCAATTGCTCAACAATACTTCGGGATTAAGCAGTGAAGATATAGACAAACCTCTTAAATTTACTCCGGGAGTCGCTTTTAATTATTCTAATATTGGCTATTATGTAGCAGGACAAGTTTTGGAAAAACAAAGTCATAAAAGTTTTGAAGAGCTAGTAACTGCTTTGTTTAAAAAGTGCGGAATGACCAACAGTTACTACCCCAATGAGACAAACAATACATTTTTAACAAAAGGGCACTCCATAAAAAAAGAAGGTAGTATCAGGCTGAACGAACAATTAAATTTTGATATTCATAATTATTTTGGCAGTCATTTAATTGTTTCGGTTCCTGACTTAGCAAAATGGAATGAATGTCTGCACTCCGGTCAACTATTAAAACCCGCTACTTACAAAATGATGATCGCTTATTCAATCACCAATACCCATCCGCTTTTTGGTGATAAACCAATTGGCTATGGTTATGGATTGCGAATAAATGATAAAACCAATATTATGGAAATCGGACATACAGGTTTTCATCCTACTGAAGGATATACAGCGGTCAATTTATACTATCCAAAAACCAAAACCAGCGTTATTGTTATGGAAAATCAAGCATTTGAAAATTTTAGTATTGCTTATTATTTTGAACAGGAAATTAGGAAAATCGTTAGAGAAAGTAATCTGTTGAATTAAAACTCAAATTTATAAAAGCCATATGCATAAACGAAATTCAAAACAAATTATCACCGTACTTTTTTTGACTTTAAGTCTAAACTTCGCCTTTGCGCAAAAAAAAGAGTTCCGGAAAACCACCGTTGACATTCTAACTTTCGTAAATAACCGAAAAGTATTAAACAGTTTAAATACCGATAGCTTTCTTAAAAGAATTTTTACTAAAGACAACATACAAATTCCTTATAGATTTCTAACGCCAAAGGATAATAACAATCACCAAAAATACCCTTTAGTCATTACTTTCCACAACTCTACCCGAATTGGAAATGATAATGAAAACCAGCTTGAACCATTTGCAAAAATTTGGCTGAGACCTGAAATTTATACTAAATATCAATGTTATGTAATCGCACCACAATTCAGCGAGCGTTCTTCAAATTATGAAAAGAATAGTGATGGAATTCCAATTTCAAAACCTTCTGCAGCTGTTTTTGCCTTACTCGAATTAATTCAAAATATTGAAAAAGAATACCCAAACATCGATAAAAACAAGATTTACTTAATTGGATATTCTATGGGTGGATCGACTGCGCAAAATCTACTCAATATCGCTCCAAACCAATTTGCCGCTATGGTTTCCGTAGCAGCAGTTCCTGATTTTTCAAATCTTAAAAAATTAAGTAAGAAGAACATTTGGCTTATTCATGGAGAAAAAGACGATGACAATCCTTATATCGGTAGTGTGGAATTGTTTACAAAATTATCTTCAAACAAGAATTTGACTTTTACCACTTTCAATAATTTAAATCATAACAACATTGTGATTCCGTTTTTACTAACCGAAGAGATTCCAAAATGGCTGTTTGAAAAGCACAAGTAAATCGTATTTTGATGGATTTAGAACTTAATATCCTTGAATCAAATGTCTGCGCAGACTGTTGATAAAGCATTTTATTTGTTTTTCTCCATCCATTCAATGATTTTTAAGGCAACGCCATTTGAGGATTGAAAATTTTGTCCTGTAATAATACGGCCGTCTTGTTCCACATAAGATTCATTTCTCTTTGAAAATTTAAAATCCCCTCCTCTGTCTTCTATAGTCTTCTGAATTAAAAATGGAAAATGTTTAAAATATTCGCCATCTTGTTTTTCGAAAGAGTCAGGATAACCGCTTATTTTTTTTCCTTCCACTAAGAATTTACCATTTCTGGTTTTCAGGTTAACAATACCGGCTGTTCCGTGACATACCGAAGAAATAATGCCATTATTATCTTCGTACACTTGCATCGCGATACGTTGAATATCTGAACTTTCAGGAACATCATACATAGCACTTCCACCGCCGATATAATGAACGGCTTTATAGTTTTTATAATCAATTTCTTTAGGGCTTACGGTATGTTTTATGGCGTACATAAAATCCTGATCGTATAAATATTGCTTTTGTAAATTATCGGAGGTATTGATATAAGCTAAAGGAATACTACCACCCTTTGGACTCACAAAATCAACTGTATAACCGGCATGTATAAAAGTATCATAAGCATTTACGATCTCCGCGAAACTATTGCCTGTTGCAATGGTAGAATTTCCATAATAATGTGCGTTAGAAACAATAAATAAAATCCTTTTTCCAGATTTATTACTTGTTTTACTGCTGGCCGCTTTGCTAATTATTTTCCATTCACCCTGAATTTTCTTCAGCAAAAACATATCCATAAATTCTTGTTTTTTTTCTGCAATGATAATTTCAGCCTTTGCAATAGCAATATCATTAAAAAACTCCAGAGAAATAACTCTGCCCACACGACCGTTAAATTCTCCTTTCTTACCTTTTTGAAACCAGCTAACATA
Encoded proteins:
- the kdpA gene encoding potassium-transporting ATPase subunit KdpA, which codes for MLTQLIVSLGILLTVILLSVIVGREMKKIYANEKSITDFINPLDRLIYRFCKIDPTVQMNWKTYLKVLLSVQFIWFLWGFIILLLQGKLFLNPAGIDSMEWTLALNSTISFLTSTNLQHYSGETGASYFAQVGVFMLLQFLSAATSLCAGVAVVRGLAAQSIQGLGNFYSDFVRSSTRILLPLSMITATFFLFNGVPMTFDEPEKITSVEGREVVVSTGPAAVFLPIKELGSNGGGFFGTNCAHPFENPNFFTYIIHTIIVWLLPMSFIVFVGRYLNNKKFSRMLLGVMLMGFVVTCIPLLYGEMSGNPKLSAMGIDASLANMEGKEVRFGTYYSSFYSAVNMIIPAGTITGMHDSYMPLSSIGMFIGMQVDAFFGGLGTGWINMFIYLIIATFIGSLMVGRTPELFGRKISIKEVQVAVLVNLCALAIPLLFSAIAVHVYLYVPEAVEWLSNTGPHGFTTIVYEYVSSMAGNGSGFEGLADNTPFWNLTTSVTMLAGRFIPMIGAFLIIGCLSAKKAVAPSLGTLRVDSGIFGTLLFMVIMILTVMSMFIVFALGPVQEHLLLV
- a CDS encoding PQQ-binding-like beta-propeller repeat protein; its protein translation is MKKNLITLLLVCAVTNIFGQVQTVSVPGKMEAAGNISDKVTHKVLKPLAKVALDKESILIYDYDGSLFSFNLESEKINWTVKATDSFTELCANAVTLQDGVVYVPFINGEIFAIDNQTGAVFWKSRLGNSTDQIILKNQIPVINEGKLLVTSQNGNLYALDIKTGGLLWNHKLDAENNESPVLLFNNKVFIQSGTSVYSFEANSGKLLIQKSFEEAMRGKLVTDGETIFTANEKNVVFALNPDKLEVLWQFKLEETQNNIKERIFCKDKKLYFAAQGPEVSSIYAVDSKTGTQIWKRDFKADNVEYMVEESDNIWGYTRKSKLFQLDITNGEVAFEYKLSTRPISNLEFLGDDYFFYYSDAALIQFEYKTKDENEVYLRTSIKDDVYSAFLKLIR
- a CDS encoding serine hydrolase domain-containing protein, coding for MKQTFTLFRILFLVLFISGNNYAQHKDDFSSKIDSLIQTTNPRNFNGVVVIKQNGKIKYAKAHGYSDFNKKTELKISDKFSTMSIAKQITATLILQEVEKGTIHLETPIRKYLPELKYSWADTITVNQLLNNTSGLSSEDIDKPLKFTPGVAFNYSNIGYYVAGQVLEKQSHKSFEELVTALFKKCGMTNSYYPNETNNTFLTKGHSIKKEGSIRLNEQLNFDIHNYFGSHLIVSVPDLAKWNECLHSGQLLKPATYKMMIAYSITNTHPLFGDKPIGYGYGLRINDKTNIMEIGHTGFHPTEGYTAVNLYYPKTKTSVIVMENQAFENFSIAYYFEQEIRKIVRESNLLN
- a CDS encoding prolyl oligopeptidase family serine peptidase, encoding MHKRNSKQIITVLFLTLSLNFAFAQKKEFRKTTVDILTFVNNRKVLNSLNTDSFLKRIFTKDNIQIPYRFLTPKDNNNHQKYPLVITFHNSTRIGNDNENQLEPFAKIWLRPEIYTKYQCYVIAPQFSERSSNYEKNSDGIPISKPSAAVFALLELIQNIEKEYPNIDKNKIYLIGYSMGGSTAQNLLNIAPNQFAAMVSVAAVPDFSNLKKLSKKNIWLIHGEKDDDNPYIGSVELFTKLSSNKNLTFTTFNNLNHNNIVIPFLLTEEIPKWLFEKHK
- a CDS encoding nuclear transport factor 2 family protein encodes the protein MKRIFLAILFALVSNLSFSQSEQSLIQNCIQNYIEGTSYNEPDSISKAFYSEASLFLSHKDKPLWIVPASEYVSWFQKGKKGEFNGRVGRVISLEFFNDIAIAKAEIIIAEKKQEFMDMFLLKKIQGEWKIISKAASSKTSNKSGKRILFIVSNAHYYGNSTIATGNSFAEIVNAYDTFIHAGYTVDFVSPKGGSIPLAYINTSDNLQKQYLYDQDFMYAIKHTVSPKEIDYKNYKAVHYIGGGSAMYDVPESSDIQRIAMQVYEDNNGIISSVCHGTAGIVNLKTRNGKFLVEGKKISGYPDSFEKQDGEYFKHFPFLIQKTIEDRGGDFKFSKRNESYVEQDGRIITGQNFQSSNGVALKIIEWMEKNK